Below is a genomic region from Isosphaeraceae bacterium EP7.
CCTGAGGGCCAAGATGCTCGGGGCGATCTGGAAGGCCCGCGGCCTCGGCTACCTGCTGCTCGTCTTCTGGACGGTCGGGCTGCTGGCGGGCGCCGTGCATCCGGTCGGATACCTGGCCACGCTCGCCGGGGCGGCCATCTCAACCGTGCTTTTCTCGGCCCTGGGCGTCTCCGCGTCGCTGCGGGCACGCGACCGGGGCGAGGCCACCTCGAAGACCATCGGCCCCTTGCTCCTCCTGATCAGCCTGGGGTCCCTGCCATTCGTCCTGCCAGGTCTGGCGAGCGTCCTGCTGGCCGTCGGCTCGATGCCGTTCCAGGCCTGGGTCTCGCTGCTCTCCTACGACGACGTCCACGCCGCCCTCCATTCGAGGAGACCGCCTCAATTCGCCGCGATCGGCATCCGCGATGGGTCGAGCCACTGGCTCATCGCGGCCGCCTGGCTGATCGTCACCGCCGCCCAGGCCGCCGGGGCCTCGCTCGTGGTGAGGTCCGCGTTCCGAGGATTCGACGCCGCCGTCGGCCGCCCGATGCGCCCAAGGGGCGTCGATCCCGGGGGCTCACCGGGATCGACGCCGGACTTGGTCAATGCCTGCGCAACGACATGAGCCGGGCGGCGGGTTTGGGAACGGGTCCGTAGCCACGGACTGCGGCGCGATACGGGAGGCCCCGGATTCCCTCGGCCGACGAGTTCAGGGGTTGGCCCTGGAGGTCGGCGACGCCCCGGGGCCCATCCCCGCGGGCAACGACCTGGTACGTCTGCTGCAAGGAAAGCCTGCGGTTCAGGACCAGCGTGACCGTCCGGGCCTCCGGGTTGTACGAAGCCAGGGCCAGCGAGACCCGGCGATCGTCGGCGGTCTGGAACTTGCCGTCGGCCCCCGCGAGAACGACCTGATAATTCGACAGTTCGATCGCCCGCACCGGATCGAGCGGCTGGTCGAAGGTCAGGATGACCTGAGTCAGCTGGCGGCGGACGCCGAAGCGGCGCACCGAGGTGACGACCGGACCTGGCATGGGTATGGGCGTGGGCATGGGCACGGGCAGGGTTGGGGGCACGGGTACTGGCAGGGTCGGGGGCACGGGCACGGCCGGCGGGCTCGGCGGCGTCGGGTCGTCCGACTTGGTGATGGACGGGGGCGTGGGGGCGACCGCCAGGACGAGCTGGGCGGTCTCGTCCCCGGCGTGGGCGTCCCCTTCGGCACTGGTCGCCAAGGCCGTCACCGGGAAGGCGCCTGCGGCGGCCGAGCGCACGGAGATGGTCAGCGTCGCCGACTCGCCCGGGGCGAGGGACGGGATGATCAGGGTGGCGGTCCCGGCGTCGCCGGACACCTGGCCCGTCGAGCCGGCCGAGGCCGTCAGGGCGAGCCCTCCGGGGATCGTCGCGGACAGCCTGACTTCCGTGGCGGTTGCCTGGCCGTGGTTGGTGACCCGGAAGGTCAATGGATAGTCCACGCCCGCCACGGGGGTTGTCGCCGTCGTCAGAAACTCGACCGACAGGTCGGGCAGGACGGGCGGCGGCAGGGGGGCCGGGGCCACCGTCAGCACGAGATTCAACGTCTCATCGCCGGGCGAGACCTCGACGGAATCACTCCTGACCGACGTCACGACGCGGAACGTACCGGCGGCCGCTGGCGCGATGTAGGCGATCAGAGTGACCGATTCGCCCGGTTCCAGGCGGCCGACGGCGAACGAGATGAACCTCGGATCGTAGGTGATCGGGCCGGTCGGGGCCGAGAACCTGGCCGCCATAAAATCATCGAAGAATGTTTCGTCGAGGGCGACCCCCGTGGCCGGCGATGGGCCGTTGTTGGTGACCCGGAAGGTCAGCGGATATTCCTCCCCCACCACGGGCGTCGACGCCGAGGCCAGGTAGGTGACCGAAAGGTCCGAATGGGCCGTGACCGGGATCGGCGCGGAGAAGTCTCCGGGCGCGCCGTCGGCACTGATCGCCCGGGCGAAGACGTACTGACCTGGCGTGAGCGAAGTGGGGAGCACCGCACTGAATCCGGCCGTCCCGATCGAGTCGGTCGTCACCGTGATCGAGGCGGCGGGCACGCCGGGAGCCACCGACAAGGGAGGGCTGGTGGTCATCCCCGCGAAGAACTCGACCGTGTACACCGCGTCGTGCCTGGCGCCGGTCAGGGTGCCCTGGACGGCCGTCGTCGAGGCCCCCTGCACCGCCGAGGCGAGGGAGACGTTCGCCGGGTACACCGGGAGCGACGGATCCGCCGGATCGGCCGTCCCGCTCAGGTCGAGCCGCAGGCCCGTGGCCGAATAGTCGTTGTGGACGACGATCTCGAGCGTGTTGTAGCCCGCCCGGAAGCCCGTCGCGATGGTGAACGGGTGGAGCGTTTCGTAGTCGAATGCGTAGAGGGACCCCTGGATCAACGCGACGTTCGTGTCGACCCCATTCAGGAAGACCCGGCTGTCATTGTCGGAGGCGAGTTGCAGGTGGAGCACGGCCGTGGTGGGGTCGAGCCCCGTCAGGTCGAACGTCTGCCGGTAGACGAAGTCGCCCGAATCCGTGCCCAGGAACGGGTCGGCCGTGGGGCCGATCCACTGCGAGGTGGGCCCGTTGGCGACAAAGACGTCCGGGGGCGGATTCATCACGAAATTTTGGTTCGCGCCGGTGGGGGAACTCACCAGCTGGAAGTGGACCTCCGCCGATCCGGGGACCGCCAGCTCGCCGTTTGCGGCGACGCCGGTCGAGTAGATCGGGATCGTTGCCAGAAGCGCCCTGACCTCCAGAGAATCGAAGGTGGGCCCACGGCCGAACCCGATCGCCGTCCGGTCATTCCGACGCCTCGACGCAACGACCCGGGGAAGACGGGCCGCATCGTTTCGCAGTCTCATCAAAGATCGCCTCGCGGCCGGACGACTTGCGGGCCCGGAGATCGAAGTGACCTCGGGGTGATCCCAAGTGGATCGAGCCAGGATGTCATGAAGTTGAAGACGATGCATGCAGGCAGAAGGATCGGCGATTCTACGCCATCCACGAGTGAATGGTGACCGGACCCCAGGGAATGGCCGGCCGTGTCGTTCTTCGGCAACATTGTCCCGATAAGTTCGCCGGGAGACGCTAACTTAAGCGATTAGACACGCTGGCCTGGATTCACCGGCCGAGCCGCGGGCGATCGACGGCTCTGCGCGGCCATCGCGACACACGTCAGGAATCCGAAGGTAGAGTCAAGGATCAAAGGCGATGATCCGACTCACGGCACGCCGCCGCACCTGCATCCGTTCAAAACCAACGAGGCACGATGAAGCGCCTATTGTTCCTGGGATGGATCGCGTTCTTGCCCGCCTTCGCGGCGGCTCAGGCCCCCACCTCGAAGCCCCCGACGGTCGAGGAGGCGGCGAAGGTGATCGACCTGTCCGCGTTCCCGAGGCTGCCCCTGTCCGAGGGGCCGGGGTCGCGTCAGGTTGCTCGGCTTTTCTACGCGGCGAGGGCGACCGTGCCCGAGGCCTTCGCGTTCCAGAAGGCGACGCTGACCAAGCTCGGTTGGGCCGAGCTGCCGGGCGGTTATGCCGCGGGCCCTTCGGCGAGCGGGACGTTCGAGAAGCAGGGTTACCGGATTTCGGTGGCCGTCTCGACCGGAAGTGCGCCGGGCACGGTCTCGGTCTCGCTGATCAATCACGGGAATCTCGATCTCAAGGCGTTGCCGGTCCCGGCCGGCACCAAGGTGCTCTTCGCCGGGCCCGTCAGCGTGCTATTCCTCAGCGAGCAAGGCGTCGAGGCCGTGGCCGACGATTGCCGCAAGCGGTTGCTGGCCCTGGGCTGGCAGCCCTATGGCGAGGCCGGCGACCAGCGGTTCTTCAAGCAGAACGCCGTCCAGCTGAGCCTGCGCGTCAGCTCGGCCCCCGCCCAGGGGAACAAGACGATGATCGCCTACGCGGGCGAGCTGCTCTCCGTCGACCTGCCGGCTCCCGCCGACGGTATCGGCACCCACTATGCCGACACCGTCAAGCAGGTGACGTTCGACACCAAGGAGAACGCCCAGGGTATCGCGGCCTATTATCAGAAGGCGCTTGCCGGGGCCGGATGGAAATCGACGACCGATGCGCCGGTGGAGATCGAGCGATATGAAACCATGTTCTTCCGCAACGCGGCCAAGGACATCCTGACCCTGAAGATGAGGAATGTGGACCCCATCCTGCGGGTCAGCCTCGCCCATCAGACCGGGGCCGAGTTTGACGAGGAGATCCGCCTGGCCGAAGCCCGGGAGAAGGCGCTGAAATCGAAGTCGATGACCAAGCCGGCCAGGCCGGTCGTCTCGGTTTCCCTGCCCACCGCCGCGACCGAGATCGAGGCGACCGCAACCGAGATCACGTTCCAGCTCGCCTCCGGCAAGGCCCGCGACGCCGTCCGGGCGATGCTCGGCGAGCTGGTCAAGGCGGGCTGGACTCAGGAGGTCGCGGCCCTGGAAGATGCGGGCGGGGCCGTCTCGCTGAAGAAAGCGCCCGGCGACCTGACGATCCACTACGTCGACCCCGGATTCATCCCGGCCGAGGTCACCATCTCGGCCATCGGAGTGACCCTCGCCAAGCCCAAGGCACGCTGAGCCGGCTGTCTCGGCGGCGCCGACGAAACG
It encodes:
- a CDS encoding DUF11 domain-containing protein, producing the protein MRLRNDAARLPRVVASRRRNDRTAIGFGRGPTFDSLEVRALLATIPIYSTGVAANGELAVPGSAEVHFQLVSSPTGANQNFVMNPPPDVFVANGPTSQWIGPTADPFLGTDSGDFVYRQTFDLTGLDPTTAVLHLQLASDNDSRVFLNGVDTNVALIQGSLYAFDYETLHPFTIATGFRAGYNTLEIVVHNDYSATGLRLDLSGTADPADPSLPVYPANVSLASAVQGASTTAVQGTLTGARHDAVYTVEFFAGMTTSPPLSVAPGVPAASITVTTDSIGTAGFSAVLPTSLTPGQYVFARAISADGAPGDFSAPIPVTAHSDLSVTYLASASTPVVGEEYPLTFRVTNNGPSPATGVALDETFFDDFMAARFSAPTGPITYDPRFISFAVGRLEPGESVTLIAYIAPAAAGTFRVVTSVRSDSVEVSPGDETLNLVLTVAPAPLPPPVLPDLSVEFLTTATTPVAGVDYPLTFRVTNHGQATATEVRLSATIPGGLALTASAGSTGQVSGDAGTATLIIPSLAPGESATLTISVRSAAAGAFPVTALATSAEGDAHAGDETAQLVLAVAPTPPSITKSDDPTPPSPPAVPVPPTLPVPVPPTLPVPMPTPIPMPGPVVTSVRRFGVRRQLTQVILTFDQPLDPVRAIELSNYQVVLAGADGKFQTADDRRVSLALASYNPEARTVTLVLNRRLSLQQTYQVVARGDGPRGVADLQGQPLNSSAEGIRGLPYRAAVRGYGPVPKPAARLMSLRRH